The region ACTCGATGAAGCGAAGTTTGACGAACTTTTTCAAAAATTGCCCGAGGATTTGCAAGACGCGATCTACGCGCAAGCGAATTCCGAAAACATCCAAAAAATCTGCGAACGGAACAATATGCCGCAATTATTGGATTTTATGACCCGCGGAATAAAAAATATTTATTTGGGGGCGCTGTCGCCCAATGATTTTTTCGCGGCGCTGAAAACCGAGATGGAGGGGAAGGGCGGAATACGGCAAGTTACCACCGAAATCAACAATTTTTTGCTGTTTCCCTACAAAGAGTCGATCGAAAAAATTTATAATTTGCAATGCCAGCCGCAAGCCGGCGCGGCCGCGGCAAGCCCCGCCGACGCTGTCGCCCAGCAACCCGCGCAAACTCCAGCACAAGATTCCGCGCAAACGCAAGAGACGGATCAACTGGCACAATAATTTTGTTTTCTGTTGCAAAAAAACTCCGTCTTTGGCGGAGTTTTTCTTTTGCGATATTTTTCTATGTGGTATACTTAATTATTAAATATACTTTTTGTATGAATTTCGTTTTGCCGCAATTTATCGACATGGAAGCCAAAATCGTCGGACCGCTGACGCTCAAACAATTCGCGTTCGTGGGCGGCGGCGGCGCGCTGTCGTTTATAATTTATTTTTCGCTGGGCAAAGCCAGCCTGCCGTTTGCCATCGCGCTGATCGCGATAATTATGGGCGTTGCCTGCGGCCTGGCGTTCGCCAAAGTCAACGGCATCGACCTGCCCACGACGATCCGCCACTACATAGCGTTCGCGATGTCGCCGCAAATATACCTCTGGAAAAATTTTGCCATGCCAAAACAGATCGCGGCCACCCAAGAAAAAGTTCTCATCAAAAAAGCTCCCTCCGGCGTGAAAATCGAAACTTCGCCCAACCGCGACAACCTCCAAAAGATCCGCGACTATCTTGAAACTATATAAACAAAATCCGAATATCGAATTTCGAAATCCGAAACAATATCGAAATTATAATTTTCAAATGACCGAAACAAATGCAAAACACTATGATTTGGAAAAAAGAACCTGCGAATTTGCGCGAAGAATCCGATCTTTCCTCAAAAAATTGCCGAGAAGTATTTCTAATGTAGAAGACAGCAAGCAGCTTGCGAGATCATCGGGATCAATCGGAGCGAATTATATCGAAGCAAACGAGGCACTGGGCAAAAAGGATTTTAATATGCATGCAAAAATTTCAAGAAAAGAAGCGAAAGAAAGCAGGTTTTGGTTAATGTTAATTGATTCCGGGAGCGACGAATCATTGCAAAAAGAACGAGAGGCTTTGGCCAAGGAATCCGAAGAACTTATGAATATTTTTGGCGCAATCGTAAGAAAATCGGAATAATTAGTTTTGAACATTTCTTTTTTTGAAAATTCGAATTTGTTTCGGATTTCGAAATTCGATATTCGAATTTAAGTTTAACTGTATGGCAATTTTATCAACTCAACAATTTCTCGAGATCGATCAGATCAAAGAGGGGATAATGATTTTGAAAAACAAGGGGTTGCGGGGGGCGATGATGGTTAATTCCATAAATTTCGCGCTGATGTCCGAAGACGAACAGAGCGCGATCATCGGCAACTACCAAAATTTTTTAAACTCATTGGATTTCCCGCTGCAAATCATCGTCCAAAGCCGCAAGCTCAATATCACCAGCTATTTGGATAAATTAAAAGATTTGGAAAACCGGCAAAACAACGATCTTTTGCGAACGCAAATCATCGAATACCGCAATTTCATCAATGAAATCGTCGCCGGCGGATCGATAATGAACAAATCTTTTTATGTAATCGTGCCCTTCCAGCCCATGCTGATAACCGGCATCGGCGGGACCAAAGACAAAGACGGCAAAAAAATCGACCGCTCGAAAACCGCGGAGCTGGCCCAGGAGCAATTCAACCAGGGACGGTCCCAGCTAATGCAGCGCATGGAGTTCGTGGCGCTGGGATTGCGGCGCTGCAGCCTGCAATGCGTGCCGTTAAACAGCCTGGAATTGGCCGAATTTCTCTGGAGTACCCATCATTTGGAAGAATCCGAA is a window of Candidatus Nealsonbacteria bacterium DGGOD1a DNA encoding:
- a CDS encoding PrgI family protein translates to MNFVLPQFIDMEAKIVGPLTLKQFAFVGGGGALSFIIYFSLGKASLPFAIALIAIIMGVACGLAFAKVNGIDLPTTIRHYIAFAMSPQIYLWKNFAMPKQIAATQEKVLIKKAPSGVKIETSPNRDNLQKIRDYLETI
- a CDS encoding four helix bundle protein; amino-acid sequence: MTETNAKHYDLEKRTCEFARRIRSFLKKLPRSISNVEDSKQLARSSGSIGANYIEANEALGKKDFNMHAKISRKEAKESRFWLMLIDSGSDESLQKEREALAKESEELMNIFGAIVRKSE